The DNA segment CCAATTCTTCTCAGGAAAACCTACAATTCTCATTTTGGGAGAATGCCGGTAAAATCGGACGAGACACTACGTATCTCAGCATCATCGATCCGAAAGGAAACTCCTTATCGCTGACTCCGAGTGATTTTCCTCAATCTCCAATGATCGAAGGCGATATCACCCTTGGAATCAGAATGACTCAGTTTCGATTAGATCCTACCCATCCGTCTGCGCTTGTTCCGGGAAAACGTCCAACAATTACACCGAATGCTTCCATGATTTTTAAGAACGGAAAATTTTTAATGAGTTTGGGAACTCCCGGCGGTGATATGCAAACGCAGGCAACCATACAAGTTTTTTTGAATATGATTGTATTCGGGATGAATCCACAGGCTGCAGTCAACGCTCCTCGATTTCGTTCTCTCAACTGGCCCGATTCTTTTTCTCCTCATAAATATTATCCAGGTCGTTTGGAATTGGAAAAAGAAATTCATGCACAACATGGAGAAAGTTTGAAAGTTCTCGGATATGATGTGATCGGAAAGGAGACCTGGGAATACGACTTTGCCGCTCCTTGTATTTCGTTGAAAGATCCAGTCACCGGAAAACTCTATGGAGGAGCAGATCCTAGAAAAGAATCCTGGGCGGAAGGAAGGTGACAAAGATTTACGTTTTTTACTATATAGGCAAAGATCAATATACTGTATAAAAAACCAAAGCTTATAGATAGATCCTAAATGTTTCGATTTTAAAAAGAGCCGGATGAATTTGACAGTCCGGGTCCGAACCGATCTTCATTCAACCTTCTTTACTTTGTCTTTGAAATTCCCTAAGGTCTTCTTCTAAAATTATTCTGATTTTGGGAGGAACCGGGATGCTGCATTTTTTTGCATGATCAAAGGTCACTTGGACGGTTCTTGCAATCGCAAACAGCTCTCCGGTATTTGTCTCTACGATTTTCGATTGAAAATCCCAGGAACTATTCCCGATCCGGATTACCGAGGTCTGCACTTCGACCGTATGGTGTATCTCGATCGATTTTTTAAGATCGATCTCGATTCTAGCGAGAATAAAAGGAACTTCGAAAACTTCCTTCACACCGAAACGACGTTTGCAAAAATCTACCCTACCGATTTCCAGATAAGCGACAAAAACCGAATTGCTCACGTGTGCAAACGGATCCAAGTCCGTCCATCGGGTCTGAATCGGCGTGGAAATCATATTAAAATTGTTTTAAGAATCTTAAATTGCCGGATTGAAAATAGCGAATGTCGTGAATTCCGTAACGCATCATCACAAGACGATCCAGCCCGAGTCCGAACGCGAAACCGGTCCATTCTTTCGGATCCAATCCCGCATGAGAAAGAACATTTGGATGAATCAAACCGCATGGCAAAAGCTCCAACCAACCGGACTGTTTACATACCGGACATCCCTTTCCTTCGCAAACGAGACAGTTGATATCCAATTCAAACCCCGGCTCAACAAAAGGAAAATACCCCGGTCTTAGTCTAGTCTTAACTTCTTTCTCAAAAATTCTGGAAAGTAAAACCTGCATCGTATCGATCAAATTGGCCGCGGAAATATCTTTCCCGACCACCATTCCTTCGATCTGATAAAATGTATGTTCATGAGAAGCATCGACTTCTTCGTATCGAAACACTCTTCCGGGAGCGATGATTCGAAACGGAGGTTTTAGTTTTCTTAAAGTTCTTACTTGAATTGCGGAAGTATGAGTTCTGAGTAAATTTCCGTTTTCAAGATAGAACGTATCCTGCATTTCTCTGGCAGGATGATCCTCCGTAAAATTGAGAGCTCCGAAATTATTGATATCCGTCTCAATCTCCGGACCGTCCATCACGCTAAAACCCATGGAGGCAAAAATATCTTCGATCTCATATTGGATCTGAGTGATCGGGTGTAAACTTCCGTTTTCGGCTTTGGGAAGAGGGCGAAGAGTATCGTAAAATTCGGAGGCGGCCTGTGTTTCGAAAATTTTTTTCTTAAGAGCGGTTTTGGTATCGCCGACGAAGGTCTCTAACTTTTTAGAAAGCTCGTTCGCTTTTTGACCAACCGTTTTTTTTTCTTCGATGGAAAGAGAGGCTACGTTCTTTAAGACCGCAGTCAGCTTTCCTTTTTTACCAATAAAATCATTCTTATTCTTATCTAAATCCTCTTCGGAAACGGAAGATCCGATTTTTCGGACGGCTTCTTCATAGATAGAATCGAGCTCTTGAGATAGGTTCATATGTGTTTCCGAGCCAATTCAACAAGTCCGGGATAAATCCCTCCAAAAGAGCCGTTGGACATGGCTAAGATCAGAATTTTTTCTCCCGTAAATTGGGGAATCATTTTCTCAAGTTTTGCAAGCAGCTCCTGAGGATCCTTTGCATAAACCGGAATCGTTTTCGAATTCTTGAGCAGTTTTTGAACCAGCTTTTTTACGTCCAGACGGATGTCCTTGGAGACTTTTTTCAGATTGTGGATCTCCGTCAAAATCGTAAGATCCGATCCGAGAAAAGAATAGGAGTATTCTTTCTGAAAAATATTTCTGTGTGAAGTCGCACTTCTCGGCTCAAACAAGGAAATAATTTTATAACCATGAAACCGTTTTTTAATCGCGTGAATCGTTTCATGCACGGCGACCGGATGATGTGCAAAGTCCTCCATCACGATCGCTTTCGGAGATTGAAATAAAATGTCCTGTCTTCTTTTTACTCCGGAGAAAGAATCGACAGCTTTTGCGATTCCCTCTCTGTATCCGGAAGGATTTTGTTTTTTTAAAATTTCGGTACAAACACGAATCGCCACTTCGAGATTTCTATAATTGTGATCCCCAAAAACAACAGGATCCAATTTCAAATCTCCCCAAAAGAGTTCGTGCTTTTTCCAGGTTAAAAAAGAATCCTTTCGATTCCATTCAAAACCTTCGGTTTTTGTAAACTTCACGTGTTGAATCAATTTCTTTAAGGAACCCGAACCGCTCCAATAAAAAATCTTTCCGTTTCCGGGAACCAAATTGATCAAACGTTGAAACATCGTTTCGATCGCTGCGATATCCGGAAAGATATCTGCATGATCATAATCCAATGCGTTTAACACCGCATAAGTGGGTCTATAGTGAAGAAATTTGGAGGACTTATCAAAAAAAGCGGTATCGTATTCGTCTCCTTCGATCACAAAATAAGGACCGTTTCCCAATTCAAATCCGGGAAATCCGTCTTTTCGAATTCCACCCACGAATAACCCGGGTGAAATCCCATTCTCCTTAAGAATATGATGAATTAAGAATGTAGTTGTTGTTTTGCCGTGAGTTCCTGCAACAACGATCACTTTTTTTTCTTTGAGAAAAAATTCGCTGATCGCTGCAGGCATTGAAAGATAATTCATTCCGGAGTTGAGCATTTCCTCTACCTCCGGGTTACCTCTTGAAATCGCGTTGCCAACGATGATAAGATCCTGATCTTTGATATTTTCTGCCTTAAAACCTTCGAAGTAGGGAATTCCCCATTCTTTCAGTTTATCGGACATCGGGGGATACACGCCCGTATCGGAACCCGACACCTCGTGTCCGCTTTTTTTAAGCATATGTGCAAGATTACCCATTGCAATCCCACCGATACCGATCAGAAAAATCTTCAATTGAGAAGCGTCCTAATTAGATTGTAGATCACGGTCAAAAATAAAATTCCTGTTAGCAGATAAGCGGAACCGGAAAGAAAGAATATCAAAACATCCTTGTCGTTCCAATTTAAAATTTTTTTCAGATTCCGAACGGATAAGGCACAAGACAGAAAAAATGAAATCGCAACAAAGATCGCCTGAAACGGGGAAGGTAAAATCCAAAAAACGGAGGATGCGCTAAACGGCAAAAATGATAAAAGAAGAATGTTCGCTGGAGG comes from the Leptospira sp. WS92.C1 genome and includes:
- a CDS encoding acyl-CoA thioesterase; the protein is MISTPIQTRWTDLDPFAHVSNSVFVAYLEIGRVDFCKRRFGVKEVFEVPFILARIEIDLKKSIEIHHTVEVQTSVIRIGNSSWDFQSKIVETNTGELFAIARTVQVTFDHAKKCSIPVPPKIRIILEEDLREFQRQSKEG
- the pheS gene encoding phenylalanine--tRNA ligase subunit alpha, with the translated sequence MNLSQELDSIYEEAVRKIGSSVSEEDLDKNKNDFIGKKGKLTAVLKNVASLSIEEKKTVGQKANELSKKLETFVGDTKTALKKKIFETQAASEFYDTLRPLPKAENGSLHPITQIQYEIEDIFASMGFSVMDGPEIETDINNFGALNFTEDHPAREMQDTFYLENGNLLRTHTSAIQVRTLRKLKPPFRIIAPGRVFRYEEVDASHEHTFYQIEGMVVGKDISAANLIDTMQVLLSRIFEKEVKTRLRPGYFPFVEPGFELDINCLVCEGKGCPVCKQSGWLELLPCGLIHPNVLSHAGLDPKEWTGFAFGLGLDRLVMMRYGIHDIRYFQSGNLRFLKQF
- the murC gene encoding UDP-N-acetylmuramate--L-alanine ligase; the protein is MKIFLIGIGGIAMGNLAHMLKKSGHEVSGSDTGVYPPMSDKLKEWGIPYFEGFKAENIKDQDLIIVGNAISRGNPEVEEMLNSGMNYLSMPAAISEFFLKEKKVIVVAGTHGKTTTTFLIHHILKENGISPGLFVGGIRKDGFPGFELGNGPYFVIEGDEYDTAFFDKSSKFLHYRPTYAVLNALDYDHADIFPDIAAIETMFQRLINLVPGNGKIFYWSGSGSLKKLIQHVKFTKTEGFEWNRKDSFLTWKKHELFWGDLKLDPVVFGDHNYRNLEVAIRVCTEILKKQNPSGYREGIAKAVDSFSGVKRRQDILFQSPKAIVMEDFAHHPVAVHETIHAIKKRFHGYKIISLFEPRSATSHRNIFQKEYSYSFLGSDLTILTEIHNLKKVSKDIRLDVKKLVQKLLKNSKTIPVYAKDPQELLAKLEKMIPQFTGEKILILAMSNGSFGGIYPGLVELARKHI